From one Solea solea chromosome 15, fSolSol10.1, whole genome shotgun sequence genomic stretch:
- the six3a gene encoding homeobox protein SIX3a, with product MVFRSPLELYPSHFFLPNFADRPLLLANSAPTTRSPEDLSMFQLPTLNFSPEQVASVCETLEETGDIERLGRFLWSLPVAPGACEAINKHESILRARAVVAFHTGNFRDLYHILENHKFTKDSHGKLQAMWLEAHYQEAEKLRGRPLGPVDKYRVRKKFPLPRTIWDGEQKTHCFKERTRSLLREWYLQDPYPNPSKKRELAQATGLTPTQVGNWFKNRRQRDRAAAAKNRLQHQAIGPAGMRSLSEAGLTPHSSAESPSTAASPTTSVSSMTERVDTGTSILSVTSSDSECDV from the exons ATGGTTTTCAGGTCCCCTTTAGAGCTTTATCCCTCCCATTTCTTCCTGCCAAACTTCGCTGATCGCCCTCTGCTCCTGGCGAACAGCGCTCCCACCACCAGGTCTCCAGAAGACTTGTCCATGTTTCAGCTACCGACCCTAAACTTCTCCCCGGAGCAGGTGGCGAGCGTCTGCGAGACGCTGGAGGAGACCGGGGACATCGAACGGCTGGGCCGCTTCCTCTGGTCCTTGCCTGTGGCTCCGGGAGCGTGCGAAGCGATCAACAAGCACGAGTCCATCCTGCGCGCCCGCGCCGTGGTGGCGTTCCACACGGGGAATTTCAGAGACCTCTACCACATCCTGGAGAACCACAAGTTCACCAAGGACTCGCACGGCAAACTGCAGGCCATGTGGCTGGAGGCGCACTACCAGGAGGCCGAGAAGCTCCGCGGTCGTCCCCTCGGACCGGTCGACAAGTACCGGGTGCGGAAGAAGTTTCCGCTGCCTCGAACCATCTGGGACGGCGAGCAGAAGACGCACTGTTTCAAAGAGCGGACACGGAGCCTGCTGAGGGAGTGGTACCTTCAGGACCCATATCCAAACCCCAGCAAGAAAAGGGAATTGGCTCAAGCCACTGGACTCACTCCCACACAGGTCGGAAACTGGTTTAAAAACCGGAGGCAACGAGACAGAGCCGCGGCAGCCAAAAACAG GCTCCAGCACCAAGCAATAGGACCGGCCGGTATGAGGTCGCTGTCGGAGGCCGGCCTCACCCCTCACAGCTCGGCAGAGTCGCCTTCGACCGCGGCCAGTCCCACCACCAGCGTTTCCAGTATGACAGAGAGAGTCGACACTGGGACGTCCATCCTGTCCGTCACATCCAGTGACTCGGAGTGCGATGTATGA